GGCTGTTGCCGAATCTTCAAAACTCTCGCGCTCCATTACATGGCACCAATGACAGGCGGCGTAGCCAATACTTACTAATATCGGTTTATCTTCTGCTATTGCCTTTTGCAACGCTTCCGCGCCCCAGGGGTACCAATCTACCGGGTTATGCGCATGTTGCAGTAAATAGGGACTCGTTTCGTTTATGAGATGATTGGACATGGGAACTGTTTCAGGTTTGAAGTTTAAGATTGAAGGCTGAATGCTGTTTAAAGTTTCAGGTTTCAGGTTGATTTTCGTTTCTGCCTGACGTGAGTTGCTCTATTCCCGGATCTTATGATCTTTTACGGAAGTGCGATTATTGAACAGTAACGGAATTCCTCACTTTTACATTTTAAATTTAATATTCCTCATTTTACATTCTTATCTTCCCCATCCCCATTTTAGAAATACCGGCATGGCTTTTCCCCAGGTGGCCACATCATGCCTGCCATCGTCCAGCTCCAGGTAGGACACGTCTTCCGGTCTGTAGCCTTTTTTCATTAATTCTTTTACAATATCACGGGTATCGTCCACTGCATCAATGACGCCATTGTTATTGCGGTCATGCGCTTCATCCATCAGGCCGCATTGCAAAAAGAACTTTAATCCCGGTTTGTAGATCCCGTGGCGAATCTGCTGCTGCATGATGCGATCCCGGTCATCGTCATAGGTCGCATCTTCCTGATCTTTGCTCCGCCACCAGAGTGATCCGGAAAAAATCCCCGTTTTTGAAAACACTTCCGGGTGGTTCCATACTATGTCCAGCGCGCTCAGCCCGCCCAACGAGAAGCCGGCGAACGCCCGCTCTTTAAAGTCCCGCACATGGTATTTATCCAGGATATAGGGAATCAGTTCTTCAAGAACAAAACGGGTATATGCTGTAGCCAGGTCGCCCCGGCCCAGATAATCTGCTTCCGCCGCTACCCCATATTCCCGTTTCCGATCTGGCCCGGCGGTAATGCCCACACAAAGAACCGGAGAAATCAAACCATTAGCATATAACCCGCTCAGTAATTGCTGCAGCCCCATCACGGGCAGGTCCTGACCATCATTGATCATCAACAGGCTAAGGCCAGACAGGTCATCTACCCCGGTTGGGAGGTAAAAATCGACAGTTACTCCTCTCTTCAGAAACGCAGATAAAACGGTTGCCCGCTCTGTTAAATAGTCCAGTTCCTTTACCATATTCATTCGCCCAAAAGTAGTAAAATACCCTAATCCAGTGCCGAAATATTAAGCCGTCCAATAATTTTTTGTGAGGAATTAGAGAATAACTTAAATTCAGTCTTAAATTAAACAAAACAAATATGGAGCCTGAAAAAAAGCGGTACAAAACCAGGTTCACCGGGAACTGCTTTTGTCCTTTGCCGGGCTTTGATATCATGTAAAATCAAAAAAGTATGCGATAACCATAAAATACCGTGGATCTTCCACCCTGTTCCCTATCACCATTTACAGATACGGCCCGGCTACAGCAAGGCCATTGATCATCAAACCGGTTCTGCGATGCAGAGCAATAAACAATAAGAAAATGAAAAAAATCGGAATTCTATTTGGAAAGGAACGCTCTTTCCCTGAAGCATTTGTGCAGCGGGTTAATAGCAAAGGTATCGACGGAATCGTGGCAGAACCTGTGCGTATTGACAAGGCGCTGCAAGGCCAGCCCTCAGGCTACGCAGTTATTATTGACCGCATCAGCCAGGATGTACCGTTTTATCGTACCTGGCTGAAGAATGCCGCGGTAACGGGTACGGCGGTGATCAACAATCCTTTCTGGTGGAGCGCTGATGATAAATATTTCAACAATTGCCTGATGACGCAGATCGGCATTCCCGTGCCCAAAACGGCGATCCTCCCTTCGCATGACCGGCCGGATGATACCTCCGACGAATCGTTCAGCAACCTTGCCTATCCACTCGATTGGGAAGGGATTTTCCGGGAAGTAGGTTTTCCCGCCTATATGAAACCTTTTGCCGGAGGCGGCTGGAAAAATGTGTACAAACTACATGACAAGGAGGAGTTTTTTGAAAAGCACCGGGAAACGGGTCAGTTGGTAATGCTGTTGCAGGAAGAAATTGTTTTTGAAGAATATTACCGTTGTTATTGCATCGGAGGAAAACACGTGCGCATTATGCCCTATGAGCCCCGCAACCCGCACCACCTGCGTTATGTAGCCGATTTTACGCCAACCGCAGAAAAGCTGCAGGAGATGACAGATATTGTGCTGAAAATAAACAGGCACCTGGGCTACGATTTTAACACCGTAGAACTGGCATTGCGGAATGGCGTGCCCTATGCGATCGATTTCTGTAACCCCGCCCCGGACGCGGACATAAAGAGCGTGGGCGCTGAAAATTTTGAATGGGTGGTGGAAACCGCAGCGAACTATGCTATCGAGAAAGCGTTGGGTAACAACGGAGGCGATAACCTGACCTGGGGAGAATATGTAAAGAGAAGTGCAGGGAAATGAATTTGAAAATCTGAAGATCATCAATAGGGGTACTTGCCGGCGGTATGCTACAATTACAAGCGCTTCATTCATTT
The sequence above is a segment of the Niabella agricola genome. Coding sequences within it:
- a CDS encoding alpha/beta hydrolase, translated to MNMVKELDYLTERATVLSAFLKRGVTVDFYLPTGVDDLSGLSLLMINDGQDLPVMGLQQLLSGLYANGLISPVLCVGITAGPDRKREYGVAAEADYLGRGDLATAYTRFVLEELIPYILDKYHVRDFKERAFAGFSLGGLSALDIVWNHPEVFSKTGIFSGSLWWRSKDQEDATYDDDRDRIMQQQIRHGIYKPGLKFFLQCGLMDEAHDRNNNGVIDAVDDTRDIVKELMKKGYRPEDVSYLELDDGRHDVATWGKAMPVFLKWGWGR
- a CDS encoding ATP-grasp domain-containing protein; translation: MKKIGILFGKERSFPEAFVQRVNSKGIDGIVAEPVRIDKALQGQPSGYAVIIDRISQDVPFYRTWLKNAAVTGTAVINNPFWWSADDKYFNNCLMTQIGIPVPKTAILPSHDRPDDTSDESFSNLAYPLDWEGIFREVGFPAYMKPFAGGGWKNVYKLHDKEEFFEKHRETGQLVMLLQEEIVFEEYYRCYCIGGKHVRIMPYEPRNPHHLRYVADFTPTAEKLQEMTDIVLKINRHLGYDFNTVELALRNGVPYAIDFCNPAPDADIKSVGAENFEWVVETAANYAIEKALGNNGGDNLTWGEYVKRSAGK